The following proteins come from a genomic window of Dreissena polymorpha isolate Duluth1 chromosome 1, UMN_Dpol_1.0, whole genome shotgun sequence:
- the LOC127864277 gene encoding uncharacterized protein LOC127864277 — MHAPRSRKESPQKPDAPSGIAARGAVDPQIDNIDWIAPSLHMRSDNIDRIAPSLHMRSDTPPSIPNAAVFSFRNNANVPHSKTQLNVPVRSIQFDPLDIRSSRPGVESRWVVEFRTTADVSKATQSGLLVDTYRLVFYQHDDVTSCETAAYRN; from the exons ATGCATGCACCGCGATCCCGGAAGGAGAGCCCACAGAAACCGGACGCACCTAGCGGGATCGCGGCACGGGGCGCTGTTGATCCTCAGAT tgacaacatcgactggatcgccccaagtctgcacatgcgcagtgacaacatcgaccggatcgccccgagtctgcacatgcgcagtgacacacCACCCAGTATTCCGAACGCCGCAGTTTTCAGTTTCCGGAACAACGCAAACGTGCCCCACTCGAAG ACTCAACTCAACGTTCCGGTGCGAAGTATCCAGTTCGATCCCCTCGATATCCGGTCATCGCGACCAGGTGTCGAATCCCGCTGGGTCGTCGAATTTCGTACTACAGCGGATGTGTCAAAAGCTACACAGTCGGGACTTCTGGTGGACACGTACCGGCTGGTGTTTTACCAGCACGATGACGTCACTAGCTGCGAAACCGCGGCCTATAGAAACTAA